Proteins from a single region of Oncorhynchus tshawytscha isolate Ot180627B linkage group LG03, Otsh_v2.0, whole genome shotgun sequence:
- the LOC112240316 gene encoding secretin receptor isoform X2 gives MRINRQLRRIVLITALLDFSSNASPPECDPDYILLQDEESCFKDLFKINISQADSQQPECRGLWDHLNCWPHADVGETVSQPCPRFLRTTGRVYRNCTEHGWTEPFPPHEIACEYAFETLTFPFEAPRSHGYFLYVQVMYSVGYAISTASLTIATATLCLFRRLHCTRNYVHIQLFLSFILRATFIFIRDAVLFSSDDHFHCDSYPVSCKIATSFSNYCIMANYSWLLAEGHYLYSLVSVSFFSQKRHLRWYIVLGWGSPMVIIVAWSLAKYTQENEGCWERRGHEGIWWILRVPVLLFIVVNLLFFLSIIRILVAKLRTQEMHRNELNQYRRLAKSTVLLVSLFGLHYVLFAFLPHKVSEIWNFIELAFASTQGFVVAVLYCFLNGEVQYEVRRRWRRWRLKQHLPGEARCQHGSMSQSVGAHTQVSFLTRGPSTRHSSLV, from the exons ATGAGGATAAACAGACAATTGCGTAGGATTGTGCTTATAACAGCTCTTCTCGACTTCTCTTCCAAT GCCAGTCCTCCAGAATGTGACCCGGACTACATCTTACTCCAAGATGAGGAGAGCTGCTTCAAGGATCTGTTCAAGATCAACATCAGCCAGGCTGACTCTCAAcaaccag AGTGCAGAGGTTTGTGGGACCACCTGAACTGCTGGCCTCATGCTGATGTGGGAGAGACTGTGTCACAGCCATGTCCCAGATTCCTCCGCACCACAG gCAGAGTATACAGGAACTGCACAGAGCACGGCTGGACTGAGCCGTTTCCTCCACATGAGATAGCCTGCGAGTATGCCTTTGAGACCCTCACCTTCCCTTTTGAG GCACCCAGGTCCCATGGCTACTTCCTCTATGTGCAAGTCATGTACTCGGTGGGCTATGCTATCTCTACTGCGTCTCTTACCATCGCCACTGCCACACTCTGTCTGTTCAG GAGGCTCCACTGCACCCGTAACTACGTCCACATCCAACTgttcctctccttcatcctccgAGCCACCTTCATCTTCATCAGAGATGCTGTGCTCTTCTCCTCTGATGACCACTTCCACTGTGACTCCTATCCG GTCAGCTGTAAGATTGCAACATCGTTCTCCAACTACTGCATCATGGCCAACTACAGCTGGCTGCTGGCCGAGGGACACTACCTGTACAGCCTGGTCAGTGTCTCTTTCTTCTCCCAGAAGAGGCACCTCAGGTGGTACATCGTCCTGGGCTGGG GTTCCCCAATGGTCATTATAGTAGCCTGGAGTTTGGCAAAATATACCCAGGAGAATGAAGG gtgctgggagaggaggggacacgAGGGGATCTGGTGGATTCTCAGAGTTCCTGTTCTCCTCTTCATCGTT GTTAACTTGCTGTTTTTTCTGAGTATCATAAGAATCCTGGTGGCCAAGTTGAGGACACAGGAAATGCATAGAAATGAGTTGAACCAGTATAG gAGACTTGCTAAGTCCACCGTTCTTCTGGTATCTCTCTTTGGTTTGCACTACGTCCTCTTTGCATTCCTCCCACATAAagtcagtgaaatatggaacttTATCGAGCTGGCTTTTGCTTCCACTCAG GGGTTTGTAGTAGCAGTTCTATACTGTTTTCTGAATGGAGAG GTTCAGTATGAGGTTCGGAGGAGGTGGAGGCGATGGAGGCTGAAGCAGCATCTACCTGGGGAGGCCAGGTGCCAACATGGCTCCATGAGTCAGAGTGTAGGGGCCCATACCCAGGTCTCCTTCCTGACCCGGGGACCCTCCACACGCCATTCTAGTCTGGTGTAG
- the LOC112240306 gene encoding acyl-CoA-binding protein: MSEVDFDKAAEEVKQLKAKPADVEMLRVYALFKQAKVGDVNTTCPGVLDFTGKAKWDAWEKEKGKSKEDARKEYIALVEELKGKYGV; encoded by the exons ATGTCTGAG GTGGATTTTGATAAGGCTGCAGAGGAGGTGAAGCAGCTGAAGGCTAAGCCAGCAGATGTGGAGATGCTCAGGGTCTACGCTCTGTTCAAACAGGCCAAAGTGGGCGATGTCAACACCA CTTGTCCTGGGGTGCTGGATTTCACTGGGAAAGCCAAATGGGACGCCTGGGAGAAGGAAAAAG GGAAGAGCAAAGAGGATGCCAGGAAGGAGTACATTGCCTTGGTAGAGGAACTGAAAGGGAAGTACGGAGTCTAA
- the tmem37 gene encoding voltage-dependent calcium channel gamma-like subunit, whose product MTAIQIKEHHDKGVSGVAVGLVLCRSMVSLAVVGAIFGLELLVISQVIEDRDSGRRCGLGSALVLVAAALSAGGVVMLVSLLRQQASPLGFTLTFWCQFTAVFLLFLNGMAAPHPSHGPAGTT is encoded by the exons ATGACCGCTATTCAGATAAAG GAGCACCACGACAAAGGTGTATCTGGGGTGGCGGTGGGCCTGGTCCTGTGTCGCTCTATGGTCTCCCTGGCAGTGGTGGGAGCCATCTTTGGCCTGGAGTTGCTGGTCATATCGCAAGTGATTGAGGACCGGGACTCGGGCCGGCGGTGTGGCCTGGGGTCAGCTCTGGTGCTTGTGGCGGCGGCGCTGTCGGCAGGGGGagtggtgatgttggtgtctcTGCTCCGGCAGCAGGCCTCTCCTTTGGGCTTCACCCTTACCTTCTGGTGCCAGTTTACCGCAGTCTTCCTGCTCTTCCTCAACGGCATGGCAGCGCCACATCCATCACATGGCCCTGCAGGCACCACCTAG
- the LOC112240316 gene encoding secretin receptor isoform X1, whose translation MRINRQLRRIVLITALLDFSSNVKASPPECDPDYILLQDEESCFKDLFKINISQADSQQPECRGLWDHLNCWPHADVGETVSQPCPRFLRTTGRVYRNCTEHGWTEPFPPHEIACEYAFETLTFPFEAPRSHGYFLYVQVMYSVGYAISTASLTIATATLCLFRRLHCTRNYVHIQLFLSFILRATFIFIRDAVLFSSDDHFHCDSYPVSCKIATSFSNYCIMANYSWLLAEGHYLYSLVSVSFFSQKRHLRWYIVLGWGSPMVIIVAWSLAKYTQENEGCWERRGHEGIWWILRVPVLLFIVVNLLFFLSIIRILVAKLRTQEMHRNELNQYRRLAKSTVLLVSLFGLHYVLFAFLPHKVSEIWNFIELAFASTQGFVVAVLYCFLNGEVQYEVRRRWRRWRLKQHLPGEARCQHGSMSQSVGAHTQVSFLTRGPSTRHSSLV comes from the exons ATGAGGATAAACAGACAATTGCGTAGGATTGTGCTTATAACAGCTCTTCTCGACTTCTCTTCCAAT GTGAAGGCCAGTCCTCCAGAATGTGACCCGGACTACATCTTACTCCAAGATGAGGAGAGCTGCTTCAAGGATCTGTTCAAGATCAACATCAGCCAGGCTGACTCTCAAcaaccag AGTGCAGAGGTTTGTGGGACCACCTGAACTGCTGGCCTCATGCTGATGTGGGAGAGACTGTGTCACAGCCATGTCCCAGATTCCTCCGCACCACAG gCAGAGTATACAGGAACTGCACAGAGCACGGCTGGACTGAGCCGTTTCCTCCACATGAGATAGCCTGCGAGTATGCCTTTGAGACCCTCACCTTCCCTTTTGAG GCACCCAGGTCCCATGGCTACTTCCTCTATGTGCAAGTCATGTACTCGGTGGGCTATGCTATCTCTACTGCGTCTCTTACCATCGCCACTGCCACACTCTGTCTGTTCAG GAGGCTCCACTGCACCCGTAACTACGTCCACATCCAACTgttcctctccttcatcctccgAGCCACCTTCATCTTCATCAGAGATGCTGTGCTCTTCTCCTCTGATGACCACTTCCACTGTGACTCCTATCCG GTCAGCTGTAAGATTGCAACATCGTTCTCCAACTACTGCATCATGGCCAACTACAGCTGGCTGCTGGCCGAGGGACACTACCTGTACAGCCTGGTCAGTGTCTCTTTCTTCTCCCAGAAGAGGCACCTCAGGTGGTACATCGTCCTGGGCTGGG GTTCCCCAATGGTCATTATAGTAGCCTGGAGTTTGGCAAAATATACCCAGGAGAATGAAGG gtgctgggagaggaggggacacgAGGGGATCTGGTGGATTCTCAGAGTTCCTGTTCTCCTCTTCATCGTT GTTAACTTGCTGTTTTTTCTGAGTATCATAAGAATCCTGGTGGCCAAGTTGAGGACACAGGAAATGCATAGAAATGAGTTGAACCAGTATAG gAGACTTGCTAAGTCCACCGTTCTTCTGGTATCTCTCTTTGGTTTGCACTACGTCCTCTTTGCATTCCTCCCACATAAagtcagtgaaatatggaacttTATCGAGCTGGCTTTTGCTTCCACTCAG GGGTTTGTAGTAGCAGTTCTATACTGTTTTCTGAATGGAGAG GTTCAGTATGAGGTTCGGAGGAGGTGGAGGCGATGGAGGCTGAAGCAGCATCTACCTGGGGAGGCCAGGTGCCAACATGGCTCCATGAGTCAGAGTGTAGGGGCCCATACCCAGGTCTCCTTCCTGACCCGGGGACCCTCCACACGCCATTCTAGTCTGGTGTAG
- the LOC112240316 gene encoding secretin receptor isoform X3, whose amino-acid sequence MRINRQLRRIVLITALLDFSSNVKASPPECDPDYILLQDEESCFKDLFKINISQADSQQPECRGLWDHLNCWPHADVGETVSQPCPRFLRTTGRVYRNCTEHGWTEPFPPHEIACEYAFETLTFPFEVSCKIATSFSNYCIMANYSWLLAEGHYLYSLVSVSFFSQKRHLRWYIVLGWGSPMVIIVAWSLAKYTQENEGCWERRGHEGIWWILRVPVLLFIVVNLLFFLSIIRILVAKLRTQEMHRNELNQYRRLAKSTVLLVSLFGLHYVLFAFLPHKVSEIWNFIELAFASTQGFVVAVLYCFLNGEVQYEVRRRWRRWRLKQHLPGEARCQHGSMSQSVGAHTQVSFLTRGPSTRHSSLV is encoded by the exons ATGAGGATAAACAGACAATTGCGTAGGATTGTGCTTATAACAGCTCTTCTCGACTTCTCTTCCAAT GTGAAGGCCAGTCCTCCAGAATGTGACCCGGACTACATCTTACTCCAAGATGAGGAGAGCTGCTTCAAGGATCTGTTCAAGATCAACATCAGCCAGGCTGACTCTCAAcaaccag AGTGCAGAGGTTTGTGGGACCACCTGAACTGCTGGCCTCATGCTGATGTGGGAGAGACTGTGTCACAGCCATGTCCCAGATTCCTCCGCACCACAG gCAGAGTATACAGGAACTGCACAGAGCACGGCTGGACTGAGCCGTTTCCTCCACATGAGATAGCCTGCGAGTATGCCTTTGAGACCCTCACCTTCCCTTTTGAG GTCAGCTGTAAGATTGCAACATCGTTCTCCAACTACTGCATCATGGCCAACTACAGCTGGCTGCTGGCCGAGGGACACTACCTGTACAGCCTGGTCAGTGTCTCTTTCTTCTCCCAGAAGAGGCACCTCAGGTGGTACATCGTCCTGGGCTGGG GTTCCCCAATGGTCATTATAGTAGCCTGGAGTTTGGCAAAATATACCCAGGAGAATGAAGG gtgctgggagaggaggggacacgAGGGGATCTGGTGGATTCTCAGAGTTCCTGTTCTCCTCTTCATCGTT GTTAACTTGCTGTTTTTTCTGAGTATCATAAGAATCCTGGTGGCCAAGTTGAGGACACAGGAAATGCATAGAAATGAGTTGAACCAGTATAG gAGACTTGCTAAGTCCACCGTTCTTCTGGTATCTCTCTTTGGTTTGCACTACGTCCTCTTTGCATTCCTCCCACATAAagtcagtgaaatatggaacttTATCGAGCTGGCTTTTGCTTCCACTCAG GGGTTTGTAGTAGCAGTTCTATACTGTTTTCTGAATGGAGAG GTTCAGTATGAGGTTCGGAGGAGGTGGAGGCGATGGAGGCTGAAGCAGCATCTACCTGGGGAGGCCAGGTGCCAACATGGCTCCATGAGTCAGAGTGTAGGGGCCCATACCCAGGTCTCCTTCCTGACCCGGGGACCCTCCACACGCCATTCTAGTCTGGTGTAG